One genomic segment of Chelmon rostratus isolate fCheRos1 chromosome 22, fCheRos1.pri, whole genome shotgun sequence includes these proteins:
- the LOC121626083 gene encoding uncharacterized protein LOC121626083, with the protein MRKKILKAPCLLLSLFTSLNLCSGKFGTPITDDVSKLSLLKQNIPSDYEIPVSYIPKEAAGTCWVVLNIYPLEQSLRKLANMFGAISSNREGIIVFIAMLKSLRFTFDHEELETAMQVFQCHYREGSLMSGLYFDYIKDILHAASQGTSGFSCKPPPCLNPQQTPGGQEEGREYSWSKRIPLLLALIPFTACVVILLWLAKSGRRLPVCNIENGQMAPSDMIPTVSVSIPLQTLTHAADTQPVGEAIPEHESG; encoded by the exons ATGAGGAAGAAA ATCTTGAAAGCACCTTGTCTCCTCTTGAGTCTCTTCACAAGTTTGAATCTCTGCTCCGGAAAATTTGGGACACCGATAACTGATGATGTGAGCAAGCTGTCGTTATTG AAGCAGAATATCCCCTCTGATTATGAGATTCCTGTTAGTTACATTCCCAAAGAAGCG GCTGGCACGTGCTGGGTGGTGTTAAATATCTATCCTTTGGAGCAAAGTCTTCGGAAGCTGGCCAACATGTTTGGTGCCATCTCCTCCAACAGAGAAGGCATAATTGTCTTCATCGCCATGCTGAAGAGTTTACGCTTCACCTTTGATCACGAGGAACTG GAAACGGCGATGCAAGTCTTCCAGTGTCACTATCGTGAAGGGAGCTTAATGTCTGGTCTTTACTTTGACTACATCAAAGACATCTTACATGCCGCCTCTCAAGGAACATCCGGCTTCTCGTGCAAGCCGCCGCCGTGCCTTAATCCACAACAAACACCAG GGGGTCAGGAGGAGGGCCGAGAGTACAGCTGGTCGAAGAGGATCCCCTTGCTTCTGGCTCTCATCCCCTTCACAGCTTGTGTTGTTATCCTACTGTGGCTG gCGAAGTCTGGAAGGCGTTTACCAGTCTGCAACATTGAAAACGGCCAAATGGCACCTTCTGACATGATCccaactgtgtctgtctccatccCACTTCAAACACTCACCCACGCTGCTGACACTCAGCCAGTGGGGGAGGCAATCCCTGAACACGAGAGTGGATGA
- the si:dkey-14d8.1 gene encoding zinc finger and SCAN domain-containing protein 12, whose protein sequence is MEKRSGTTGVGGALPLASLRLMASPLQLTYSYIWQVIRQRNVKLYGKVEEFVTMVTQTVPELLSFKQTAQLVLGLRARIILDLLHKEGPPDARAIQTLINKLKVSASSGKDSEVEKSQTNFMVLVQNLLKNPAERKRFFQEVFPVQYGTKFDTALQALTAGLVCKLEQLLPVPNLSQLGTMISTEPTVLEACGGFIPESSDLKTLLLHQQAKGLLGVKATISSSVGDCVLSSLAFRSKPAEPPARPESPKQLKVTLSETSPASLSDAEDLGVMSDESDSPAAPATGPQRRGRYTQKTADASAAKEKSTTTRQTAQTENLVQEKSCTQEQPATTQQNRDENEAPAGPEKPDVQREVPLKSIPFRVVQMAIKSPSTIQNAGNAAPKDGQKPQTQRVTLHQWVSQIATNSLSLPVLPPLPPPRLSTGDDMTPSIRRKKQIRPPADRFNCGVCDKSFPYQSKLMDHERIHTGEKPFICTACNKSFRTQAFLNNHLKTHSTMRPYACGQCGKCFTKLQSLTKHMLAHSGQKPFYCNICNKGFTQSTYFKRHMECHTSQMTFPCKHCTKSFPTAFKLSNHERWHTRDRPHMCERCGKRFLVPSLLKRHMGYHIGDRQYLCSQCGKTFVYLSDLKRHQQDHVPKAKIPCPICQKKFSSKYCLRVHLRIHTRERPYRCSICEKSFTQVGNLKVHIRLHTNERPFSCDVCGKTYKLASHLNVHKRTHTCKKPWTCDTCGKGFSVPGLLKKHEQLHTRDANPDFSGKRRHRGKHKKHSLKRKYDEEDEGSDDY, encoded by the exons ATGGAGAAACGATCCGGTACTACAG GTGTTGGAGGTGCCCTTCCCCTGGCCTCCCTTCGTTTGATGGCCTCCCCACTGCAGCTGACATACTCATATATATGGCAGGTCATACGGCAGAGGAACGTGAAGCTGTACGGGAAAGTGGAGGAGTTTGTCACCATGGTGACGCAGACCGTTCCTGAGCTCCTGAGTTTCAAGCAGACTGCCCAGCTCGTCTTGGGGTTGAGAGCAAGG ATCATTTTGGATTTACTTCACAAAGAGGGCCCACCCGATGCCAGGGCTATTCAAACGCTCATAAATAAGTTGAAGGTGTCTGCATCTTCAGGG AAGGACTCAGAAGTGGAGAAATCTCAAACAAACTTCATGGTGCTGGTCCAGAATCTGCTTAAAAaccctgcagagaggaagcgCTTCTTCCAG gaagtGTTCCCTGTTCAGTATGGCACAAAGTTTGACACAGCGCTGCAGGCTCTGACTGCAGGTCTGGTGTGCAAACTGGAGCAACTTCTTCCTGTTCCCAATCTCTCGCAG CTTGGTACCATGATCTCAACGGAGCCCACTGTCCTGGAGGCGTGTGGAGGCTTCATCCCTGAATCCAGCGACCTGAagactctcctcctccaccagcaggcCAAGGGACTCCTCGGTGTTAAGG CGACCATCTCGTCCTCGGTGGGCGACTGCGTGCTCTCTTCGCTCGCCTTCCGTTCCAAACCAGCCGAGCCACCAGCACGGCCAGAATCACCAAAGCAATTAAAGGTCACCCTCAGTGAAACGAGCCCAGCTTCTCTCAGTGACGCAGAAGACTTGGGAGTGATGTCAGATGAGTCCGACAGCCCAGCAGCCCCTGCTACTGGACCGCAGAGAAGAGGGCGATACActcagaaaacagctgatgccAGTGCTGCCAAAGAAAAGAGCACGACAACAAGACAGACAGCTCAGACAGAGAATTTGGTGCAGGAGAAGAGTTGCACACAAGAACAGCCTGCCACAACTCAGCAaaacagagatgaaaatgaagcaCCAGCAGGACCAGAGAAACCAGATGTACAGCGGGAGGTGCCCCTGAAATCAATCCCCTTCAGGGTAGTTCAGATGGCGATCAAAAGTCCTTCCACCATACAGAATGCAGGCAATGCTGCCCCAAAAGACGGCCAAAAGCCCCAGACTCAGCGAGTCACATTACATCAGTGGGTGTCACAGATTGCCACTAACTCGCTCTCACTCCCAGTCCTGCCGCCCCTTCCTCCACCCAGGTTGAGCACAGGGGATGACATGACGCCAAGcatcagaagaaaaaagcaaattagGCCTCCAGCTGACAGATTCAATTGCGGTGTGTGCGACAAGAGCTTCCCTTACCAGTCCAAGCTAATGGACCACGAGCGCATTCATACCGGAGAGAAGCCGTTCATTTGCACAGCGTGCAACAAAAGCTTCCGAACGCAGGCCTTCCTCAACAACCACCTGAAGACCCACAGCACCATGCGCCCTTACGCCTGTGGCCAGTGCGGCAAGTGTTTCACCAAATTGCAGAGCTTGACGAAGCACATGCTGGCCCACAGCGGCCAAAAGCCCTTCTACTGCAACATCTGCAACAAGGGCTTCACCCAGTCCACCTACTTCAAAAGACACATGGAGTGCCACACGAGCCAGATGACGTTCCCCTGCAAGCACTGCACGAAAAGCTTCCCAACAGCATTCAAGCTGTCCAACCACGAGCGCTGGCACACCAGAGATCGCCCTCACATGTGCGAGCGTTGCGGGAAGAGATTCCTCGTCCCCAGCCTGTTGAAGAGACACATGGGCTACCACATCGGCGACCGCCAGTATCTCTGCTCCCAGTGCGGAAAGACCTTTGTCTATTTGTCTGACCTGAAGAGGCACCAGCAAGACCACGTGCCCAAAGCTAAGATCCCGTGCCCCATTTGCCAGAAGAAGTTCTCGAGCAAGTACTGCCTGAGGGTTCACCTGAGGATCCACACCAGAGAGAGACCCTACCGGTGCTCCATATGCGAGAAGAGCTTCACTCAGGTCGGGAATTTGAAGGTCCACATCAGGTTACACACCAACGAGCGCCCGTTCAGCTGCGACGTGTGCGGGAAGACGTACAAGCTGGCGTCCCATCTGAACGTCCACAAAAGGACTCACACGTGCAAGAAGCCCTGGACGTGTGACACCTGCGGGAAGGGATTCTCCGTCCCTGGCCTCCTGAAGAAGCACGAGCAGCTGCATACGAGGGACGCTAACCCTGACTTCTCTGGTAAACGGAGACACAGGGGTAAGCACAAGAAGCACTCCCTCAAGAGGAAGTATGATGAGGAAGACGAGGGTAGCGATGATTATTAa
- the LOC121626084 gene encoding high affinity choline transporter 1-like produces the protein MAVNWAGLLSMGVFYVIILGTGIWASRKSKREERKCTGNRSEVAMVGGRNLSTWVSVFTMTATWVGGGYILGCAEVVYNPTKGLVWATAPPSFAINMIIGAVFLVKPIRSKNYVTLMDPFQKKYGNTVAAVIFIPALLADILWIACILGTLGGTVSVVMDIPSSPAVAISAAVAILYTLMGGLYSVAYTDVIQLSFMLIGLWFCVPFILTSPSSANITVAAVTTLYQEPWIGKLELEDVGRWIDDILLLAFGGICYQAFYQRILSIATETQAKMTCYAAAVLCPLLGIPSLIIGAAAASTNWNQTTYGSPRPYEQGKSGVILPITLQYLCPFYISLVGVGALAASVMSSVDSALLSASSQLGRNIFKNIIYKQASEKIIIVVVKVSVFLCGVMGAGLAMANTSVHLFWIVSADVLYSMMTPQVICIFYSAQWVNHYGACSGFVLALLLRGLVGEPLIGLPDVLPLPWDKIQEDGHRYRLFPFRTVIMLITIGIILLVSRFAAWLSERGLLRRISDAETDTTVHYMAPVGTDVEEKDRLAKELCHLSSQGRNEEGEKY, from the exons atggcGGTAAACTGGGCAGGACTGCTGTCCATGGGAGTGTTTTACGTGATCATACTGGGCACTGGTATTTGGGCATCCAGGAAATCCAAACGTGAAGAGAGGAAGTGCACAGGGAACCGCAGTGAGGTTGCAATGGTTGGAGGGCGGAACCTGAGCACCTGGGTCAGCGTCTTTACTATGACAG CCACTTGGGTGGGAGGAGGCTACATTTTGGGTTGTGCTGAAGTGGTCTACAATCCAACAAAGGGGTTGGTGTGGGCCACCGCACCCCCAAGCTTTGCCATAAACATGATTATAG GTGCGGTCTTCTTGGTCAAACCTATTCGGTCGAAGAACTATGTCACCCTCATGGACCCATTTCAAAAGAAATATGGCAacactgtagctgctgttattttcattCCCGCTCTTCTTGCCGATATCTTGTGGATAGCATGCATTCTTGGTACGCTGG GGGGGACAGTAAGCGTGGTCATGGACATCCCCTCCAGCCCAGCTGTGGCCATCTCTGCCGCTGTGGCAATCCTTTACACATTAATGGGAGGGCTGTACTCTGTGGCCTATACTGACGTCATCCAGCTTAGCTTCATGCTCATCGGCTTG TGGTTTTGTGTTCCTTTTATCCTGACAAGCCCCTCCTCTGCTAACATCACTGTTGCCGCAGTAACCACGTTGTACCAGGAGCCATGGATCGGcaagctggagctggaggacgtAGGTCGCTGGATAGACGACATACTGCTACTG GCCTTTGGAGGGATCTGCTATCAGGCTTTCTACCAGAGAATCCTGTCCATAGCTACTGAAACCCAAGCTAAAATGACCTGCTATGCTGCGGCAGTATTGTGTCCACTGCTTGGCATCCCATCACTCATCATTGGCGCAGCGGCGGCATCTACCA ATTGGAACCAGACCACCTACGGCTCACCCAGGCCGTACGAACAGGGAAAATCGGGTGTCATCTTGCCAATTACCCTTCAGTATCTTTGCCCTTTCTACATCTCTCTGGTTGGTGTGGGAGCACTTGCTGcctctgtgatgtcatcagtcgACTCTGCACTCCTGTCCGCTTCCTCCCAACTGGGCCGAAATATCTTCAAGAACATCATCTACAAACAG GCATCAGAAAAAATCATTATTGTGGTGGTTAAGGTGTCAGTCTTCCTGTGTGGAGTGATGGGGGCAGGCCTGGCCATGGCAAACACGTCTGTTCACCTGTTCTGGATCGTCAGTGCAGATGTCTTGTATTCAATGATGACTCCCCAGGTAATATGCATCTTCTACTCAGCTCAGTGGGTGAACCACTACGGGGCCTGTTCTGGCTTTGTGTTGGCACTGCTGCTGAGAGGTCTGGTAGGGGAACCCTTGATAGGCCTCCCCGACGTGCTGCCCCTGCCGTGGGACAAGATACAGGAGGACGGCCACCGATACCGTTTGTTCCCTTTTCGCACTGTCATCATGCTCATCACCATCGGGATTATTTTACTCGTATCACGCTTTGCTGCGTGGCTGTCTGAGAGGGGGCTGCTGAGAAGGATAAGCGACGCTGAAACCGACACAACCGTACATTACATGGCACCAGTCGGAACAGATGTGGAGGAAAAGGACAGACTGGCTAAAGAGCTGTGTCACTTATCCTCCCAAGGACGCaatgaggaaggagaaaaatacTGA